Proteins encoded in a region of the Catalinimonas alkaloidigena genome:
- a CDS encoding Gfo/Idh/MocA family protein, which translates to MSQSFHRRIFLRRTALGVGSILAAPLAFSACTPSSNPSDTASTDTTAQANANDPQNRKLGVALVGLGSYATHQLAPALAEAQHCYLAGIVTGTPEKAEEWKKKYNIPDKNVYNYETYDQIADNPDIDIVYVVLPNSMHAEYVIRGAKAGKHMITEKPMAISVEECDQMIAACKEANRKLSVGYRLHFEPHNKEMMRLGQQQVFGPVKKISGADSFKIGDPDQWRLDKELAGGGPLMDVGIYCVQGACYTLGKEPTAITARFGEVTDPKKFDEVEETIIWQMEFPDGVTADFVSSYNQNGAKLRAEAENGWFELDPAYGYDGLKGETSEGKMDFPQVREQTLQMDDFALCVRENRESIVPGEMGRRDMKILTAIYEAARTGKKVQLT; encoded by the coding sequence ATGTCTCAATCGTTTCACCGTCGAATTTTTTTACGTCGTACGGCCCTGGGCGTCGGCTCCATTCTGGCGGCTCCTCTGGCGTTTTCGGCGTGTACGCCTTCGTCCAACCCTTCGGATACCGCCTCGACCGACACCACGGCGCAGGCCAATGCCAACGATCCGCAGAACCGTAAGCTGGGCGTGGCGCTCGTCGGCCTGGGCAGCTATGCCACCCACCAACTGGCACCGGCGCTGGCCGAAGCGCAACACTGTTACCTGGCCGGGATTGTGACGGGCACCCCCGAAAAGGCTGAAGAATGGAAGAAGAAGTACAACATCCCCGACAAAAACGTCTACAACTACGAAACTTACGACCAGATTGCCGACAACCCCGACATCGACATCGTGTACGTGGTGCTGCCCAACTCCATGCACGCCGAGTACGTGATTCGCGGCGCCAAAGCGGGCAAGCATATGATTACGGAAAAGCCGATGGCCATTTCGGTCGAAGAATGCGATCAGATGATTGCCGCCTGCAAAGAGGCCAACCGCAAACTTTCGGTGGGGTATCGGCTGCACTTCGAGCCGCACAACAAAGAGATGATGCGCCTGGGGCAGCAGCAGGTCTTCGGGCCGGTGAAGAAGATTTCGGGGGCCGACAGCTTCAAGATCGGCGATCCGGACCAGTGGCGGCTCGACAAGGAGCTGGCCGGCGGCGGTCCGCTCATGGACGTCGGCATTTACTGCGTACAGGGCGCGTGTTACACACTGGGCAAAGAGCCGACGGCCATTACGGCGCGGTTCGGCGAGGTGACCGATCCTAAAAAGTTCGACGAGGTGGAAGAGACCATCATCTGGCAGATGGAATTTCCTGACGGCGTCACGGCCGATTTCGTTTCCAGCTACAACCAGAACGGCGCAAAACTGCGTGCTGAAGCGGAAAACGGTTGGTTCGAACTCGATCCGGCCTACGGTTACGATGGCCTGAAGGGCGAAACCAGCGAAGGCAAAATGGATTTCCCGCAGGTCCGCGAACAGACGTTGCAGATGGACGACTTTGCGCTCTGCGTCCGCGAAAACCGCGAGTCGATCGTACCGGGCGAAATGGGCCGCCGCGACATGAAAATTCTGACGGCGATTTACGAAGCTGCCCGCACCGGCAAGAAAGTACAACTGACGTAA
- a CDS encoding leucyl aminopeptidase family protein has translation MEIRIDPDLQEVEAMIVPLVQDSRLADRRVKLAERAGLDGDVDFEGELKEVALLYARPGKGPRRVYLLGVGQEPDFASVLLAFRSFAHRYGKKLPTRVGIFFQYLTGADADAAGTLTDAAVNGFLLGAYNLGLYKTQSDPPEEAPGSRGAALLQLRTDATADVVERAQATADVQRRILDLVNAPANKVTPQTLVQWAVDAGAQWGFSVTAYDRAQLQEMGAEALLAVGRGSAHPPQLVVMEYKPEGEALPKVALVGKGITFDTGGLSIKPSANMHHMKSDMGGAAAVLGTMELVARLKLPIHLIGVVPTAENAVDASSLRPGDVIGSYSGKTIEVIDTDAEGRLILADGLAYAKKHFDPEILIDLATLTGSVIGTLGYHAAGLFTHDDALAQALTAAGEQTGERVWRLPLWPVYADEMKSDVADIKNYHGKPYAGAITAAKFLEAFTNEHPRWAHLDIAGVAFGSSEFSSMQSATAWGVRLLTTYLSGLVS, from the coding sequence ATGGAAATACGTATTGATCCTGATTTACAAGAAGTTGAAGCCATGATTGTGCCGCTGGTGCAGGACAGCCGCCTGGCCGACCGGCGTGTCAAGCTGGCCGAGCGCGCCGGCCTGGACGGCGACGTCGATTTTGAAGGTGAACTGAAAGAAGTGGCGTTGTTGTACGCGCGTCCGGGCAAAGGCCCACGACGGGTCTACCTGTTGGGAGTGGGCCAGGAACCCGATTTTGCGTCGGTGCTGCTGGCGTTTCGCAGCTTCGCTCATCGCTACGGTAAGAAACTGCCGACGCGCGTGGGCATCTTCTTCCAGTACCTCACCGGAGCCGATGCCGATGCGGCCGGCACCCTGACCGACGCCGCCGTCAACGGATTTCTGCTCGGCGCCTACAACCTGGGGCTGTACAAAACGCAATCCGATCCGCCGGAGGAAGCCCCCGGCAGCCGGGGCGCGGCGTTGCTGCAATTGCGCACCGACGCAACGGCCGACGTGGTGGAGCGAGCGCAGGCGACCGCCGACGTCCAACGCCGCATCCTGGATCTGGTCAACGCTCCGGCCAACAAAGTAACGCCGCAAACGCTGGTGCAGTGGGCCGTCGATGCCGGTGCCCAGTGGGGCTTTTCCGTAACGGCCTACGACCGCGCACAACTCCAGGAGATGGGGGCTGAGGCATTGCTGGCCGTAGGGCGGGGCAGTGCGCATCCGCCTCAGTTGGTGGTGATGGAATACAAACCCGAGGGCGAAGCCTTGCCCAAAGTGGCGCTGGTGGGCAAAGGCATCACGTTCGATACGGGCGGGCTGTCGATCAAGCCTTCGGCCAACATGCACCACATGAAGAGCGACATGGGCGGCGCGGCGGCAGTGCTGGGCACGATGGAGCTGGTGGCGCGGCTGAAACTGCCGATTCACTTGATCGGGGTGGTGCCCACGGCCGAAAATGCGGTGGACGCTTCGTCGCTGCGTCCCGGTGATGTAATCGGCTCGTATTCCGGCAAAACCATCGAAGTTATCGATACCGATGCCGAAGGGCGGCTGATTCTGGCCGACGGACTGGCCTACGCCAAAAAGCACTTCGATCCCGAGATCCTGATCGACCTGGCGACCCTGACCGGCAGCGTAATCGGCACGTTGGGTTACCACGCGGCGGGGCTGTTTACCCACGACGATGCCCTGGCGCAGGCCCTGACCGCGGCGGGCGAACAGACCGGCGAGCGCGTCTGGCGGTTGCCGCTGTGGCCGGTCTACGCCGACGAGATGAAATCGGACGTGGCCGACATCAAAAATTACCACGGCAAGCCCTACGCCGGTGCCATTACGGCGGCTAAATTTCTGGAGGCGTTTACCAACGAACATCCGCGCTGGGCGCACCTCGACATTGCGGGGGTGGCGTTTGGCAGTTCCGAGTTTTCGTCCATGCAAAGCGCAACGGCCTGGGGCGTCCGGTTGCTGACCACGTACCTGAGCGGACTGGTCTCCTAA
- a CDS encoding PH domain-containing protein: MKKVYTSQKGEIVSIVLWVPLLGMLGFSLWDGKWVMALIMIATCALTAVVWYGTRYQIVGEMLVVKVGPLTTSTLPISRIREIRRTQTLLAAPANSLDRLEIRYNRYDMLVVSPERPDAFVADLQRINPHIRWVAPNEVWEHAMN; the protein is encoded by the coding sequence ATGAAAAAAGTATACACCTCTCAGAAGGGCGAAATTGTGAGCATCGTGCTCTGGGTTCCGCTGCTCGGCATGTTGGGCTTCAGCCTGTGGGACGGCAAGTGGGTGATGGCGCTGATCATGATTGCTACGTGTGCGCTGACCGCCGTGGTGTGGTACGGCACACGCTACCAGATTGTCGGCGAAATGCTGGTGGTCAAAGTGGGCCCGCTGACGACCTCCACCCTGCCGATCAGCCGCATCCGCGAAATCCGGCGTACGCAAACCCTGCTGGCCGCGCCGGCCAACTCGCTTGATCGCCTCGAAATCCGGTACAACCGCTACGACATGCTGGTCGTTTCGCCGGAACGCCCCGATGCGTTTGTGGCCGATCTGCAACGGATCAATCCCCACATCCGCTGGGTAGCGCCGAACGAAGTGTGGGAACACGCCATGAACTAA
- a CDS encoding Gfo/Idh/MocA family protein yields the protein MNTFSTRRQFLTTTSTAVAGSLLASPLLAQAVPAPTAKRKLAMVGTGSRGTGMWGKSVVEAYGDLVEFVGLCDVNPGRVAYAKKYMGVKCPTFTNFEEMMRQTQPETLIVTTVDATHHEFIVRGMELGANIITEKPMTTDARKCQAILDAERRTGKKVTVTFNYRYSPHRQKLYELLRDGAIGEITSTDFHWYLDVSHGADYFRRWHRLREMGGTLFVHKATHHFDLLNWWLESDPEEVFALGKLEHYGINNPFRHTHCRPCPHKDKCNFYWDITDNKQYMNLYVDHEQYDGYHRDGCVFRKDVNIYDKMAATIQYANGVQVSYSLTTYSPYEGYRIAFNGTKGRLEAWIKERQPWEAEDYDELRLTRNFGETELIKISHGGGGHGGGDTRLKDKIFKNPAMEDPYRQSAGTRDGAMACLLGVAARESVVTGEKVKIGALTDLQPRAQRM from the coding sequence ATGAACACATTTTCTACGAGGCGTCAATTCCTGACGACCACCAGCACGGCCGTAGCCGGAAGTTTACTTGCGAGTCCGCTCTTGGCGCAGGCGGTCCCGGCCCCAACTGCCAAACGCAAACTGGCCATGGTCGGCACGGGCAGTCGCGGTACGGGCATGTGGGGAAAAAGCGTGGTAGAGGCGTACGGCGATCTGGTAGAATTTGTCGGTTTGTGCGACGTCAACCCCGGGCGGGTGGCGTATGCCAAGAAGTACATGGGCGTGAAGTGTCCTACCTTCACCAATTTTGAGGAAATGATGCGGCAGACGCAGCCGGAAACGCTGATTGTGACCACCGTAGACGCCACCCACCACGAGTTTATCGTGCGCGGCATGGAGTTGGGGGCCAACATCATCACCGAAAAGCCGATGACCACCGACGCACGCAAGTGCCAGGCGATTCTGGATGCGGAGCGCCGCACCGGCAAGAAGGTGACCGTCACGTTCAACTACCGCTACTCCCCACACCGGCAGAAACTCTACGAGCTGCTGCGCGACGGTGCCATTGGCGAAATCACCTCTACCGACTTCCACTGGTACCTAGACGTTTCCCACGGCGCCGATTATTTCCGCCGGTGGCACCGCCTGCGTGAGATGGGCGGCACGTTGTTCGTTCATAAAGCCACACACCATTTCGACCTGCTCAACTGGTGGCTGGAGTCCGATCCGGAAGAGGTATTCGCGCTGGGCAAATTGGAGCACTATGGCATCAACAACCCGTTTCGTCATACCCACTGCCGGCCCTGCCCACACAAAGACAAGTGCAATTTTTACTGGGACATCACCGATAACAAGCAGTACATGAACCTGTATGTGGACCACGAACAGTACGACGGCTACCACCGCGACGGCTGCGTGTTCCGCAAGGACGTCAATATTTACGATAAAATGGCGGCCACCATTCAATACGCCAACGGCGTGCAGGTAAGCTACTCGCTCACCACGTACTCGCCTTACGAAGGCTACCGCATCGCCTTCAACGGCACCAAGGGACGCCTCGAAGCGTGGATAAAGGAGCGCCAGCCCTGGGAGGCCGAAGACTACGACGAATTGCGCCTGACGCGCAACTTCGGAGAGACGGAGCTGATCAAAATTTCGCACGGCGGCGGCGGGCACGGCGGTGGCGACACGCGGCTAAAAGACAAGATCTTTAAAAATCCGGCGATGGAAGATCCGTACCGACAGTCGGCCGGAACGCGCGACGGTGCCATGGCGTGTCTGCTGGGCGTAGCGGCCCGCGAGAGTGTCGTGACGGGCGAGAAGGTGAAGATCGGTGCGCTGACCGACCTGCAACCCCGGGCGCAACGGATGTAA
- a CDS encoding gliding motility-associated C-terminal domain-containing protein: MRFPSFCRRLLWMLVAFLGCELGWSQSALRHLYFNSTENIVALDFETQPPTVQYTGVGSGGSVGEGLAHLEDSTGTVVLWVNAGGVYDRNGDLMPGSVGIFADPSATEIAICPVPGDLSRYFLIYNQLRSDNQEHSPLFYSIVDLAQRNGAGDVTELNQSLDARSHGEGLEVVPIPCSDDYWVLAYRRYEGFVRFRVTATGLGTAELIAPFDAAQSGGRGELDYYQGRLGYAVAYRQRIWVGDFEPETGDVRRARSVSFLSYVSPTKFQDTGMYGLEFSPDGTKVYCTDFNNRDLFGNVVNPNLFCYDLVTDEIRSWTVPLVTQGCTGTPQGLGQIELASDGRLYVTQVGGCAITVIHQPDSVAPTFTIIPVGMPLSLGISDQIQAPVLRPFRVVADQQLCAGDATTLWATGGLAYQWTPAAGLSDPTSARPVARPLETTVYTVRVDRGNGCADSARVRIAVSPLPTLAMDDLVVCTGDSVALPVEWQAHVTYQLTHADSVWSLPSSQFLAAPGVYTLTATNEAGCAVADTFEVRQHLGSSAGLPSERMFCGPPPYVLGGSKEPNVTYRWSTGATTPTIEADSSGLYWLEATNGLCTVRDTVYVTIAVPPRSYNVITPNGDGRNEFLDFGRLAPSSGLFIYNRWGKQVYVSNNYQNDWQARNTAGEPLPGGVYYYFLHLNSDCGDSFKGWVEVVR, from the coding sequence GTGCGATTCCCCTCTTTCTGCCGTCGGCTTCTCTGGATGTTGGTGGCCTTTTTGGGATGTGAACTGGGATGGAGCCAGTCGGCCCTGCGCCACCTCTACTTCAACAGTACAGAAAACATCGTCGCGCTTGATTTTGAGACCCAACCGCCCACGGTACAGTACACAGGCGTGGGGTCGGGCGGTTCGGTGGGTGAAGGCCTCGCGCACCTGGAAGATAGCACCGGAACGGTGGTGCTCTGGGTAAACGCCGGTGGTGTCTACGACCGCAACGGCGACCTGATGCCAGGCTCCGTCGGCATTTTTGCCGACCCTTCCGCCACCGAAATTGCCATTTGCCCTGTGCCCGGCGATCTGTCTCGCTATTTTCTGATTTACAATCAACTTCGTTCCGACAACCAGGAACACAGTCCTCTTTTCTATTCGATCGTGGACCTAGCGCAACGCAACGGGGCCGGAGATGTCACAGAGCTCAACCAGTCACTTGATGCACGTTCGCACGGCGAAGGCCTGGAGGTAGTTCCCATCCCGTGCAGTGACGACTATTGGGTGCTAGCCTATCGACGGTACGAAGGATTTGTACGTTTTCGCGTAACGGCGACAGGGCTGGGAACTGCGGAGCTGATCGCCCCTTTCGATGCAGCGCAGTCCGGTGGGCGTGGCGAACTTGACTATTATCAGGGGCGGTTAGGGTATGCCGTGGCCTACCGACAACGCATTTGGGTGGGGGACTTCGAGCCGGAAACCGGTGACGTGCGCCGCGCCCGTTCGGTCAGTTTTTTGAGCTACGTGAGTCCTACCAAGTTTCAGGATACAGGCATGTATGGACTGGAATTTTCGCCCGATGGCACCAAGGTCTACTGCACCGATTTTAACAACCGCGACTTGTTTGGTAATGTAGTGAATCCAAACCTGTTCTGTTACGACCTAGTGACCGACGAAATCCGTTCCTGGACCGTGCCGCTTGTGACCCAGGGGTGTACGGGCACGCCACAAGGACTGGGGCAAATCGAACTGGCCAGCGACGGCCGTTTGTACGTGACACAGGTGGGTGGGTGTGCCATCACCGTAATTCACCAGCCTGATTCGGTAGCACCGACGTTCACGATCATTCCCGTTGGTATGCCGTTGTCGCTCGGCATTTCAGACCAGATTCAAGCCCCGGTGTTGCGTCCGTTTCGGGTGGTCGCTGACCAGCAGCTTTGCGCGGGCGACGCAACGACGTTGTGGGCAACCGGTGGCCTCGCCTACCAGTGGACGCCAGCGGCAGGATTGAGTGACCCGACCAGCGCCCGGCCGGTGGCTCGCCCCTTGGAAACCACGGTGTATACTGTGCGGGTCGATCGCGGAAACGGCTGTGCCGATTCGGCCCGGGTGCGCATCGCGGTGAGCCCGTTGCCGACCCTGGCTATGGATGATCTGGTCGTGTGTACCGGCGACTCCGTGGCTCTTCCGGTCGAGTGGCAAGCGCACGTCACGTACCAACTGACCCATGCGGATTCTGTCTGGTCGCTCCCGTCATCGCAGTTCCTTGCCGCACCGGGTGTCTACACGCTGACGGCTACGAACGAAGCCGGTTGTGCGGTCGCCGATACGTTTGAGGTACGGCAGCATCTTGGCTCATCTGCCGGGCTGCCGTCTGAACGTATGTTTTGTGGTCCGCCCCCGTACGTGCTGGGGGGAAGTAAGGAGCCCAACGTCACATATCGCTGGTCGACAGGGGCTACCACCCCCACTATCGAAGCCGACAGTTCCGGGCTTTACTGGCTTGAAGCTACCAACGGCCTGTGTACGGTACGCGATACGGTATACGTGACCATTGCAGTGCCACCGCGGTCCTACAACGTAATCACCCCGAATGGCGACGGGCGAAACGAGTTCCTCGATTTCGGTCGGCTGGCGCCGTCAAGCGGTTTGTTCATTTACAACCGCTGGGGGAAACAGGTCTACGTCTCCAACAATTACCAGAACGACTGGCAGGCACGCAACACGGCTGGCGAACCCTTGCCGGGCGGTGTTTATTACTACTTTTTGCATCTCAATTCTGATTGCGGCGACAGCTTCAAAGGCTGGGTGGAGGTGGTGCGATGA